Proteins encoded within one genomic window of Papaver somniferum cultivar HN1 unplaced genomic scaffold, ASM357369v1 unplaced-scaffold_102, whole genome shotgun sequence:
- the LOC113327528 gene encoding protein trichome birefringence-like 23, giving the protein MVKDTRLDWKPWSVFKQSHFLVRFSVSVLVICLGFHIIYSTITNDDIYSIGFLSTAITKTPSVEKSVSPPAAPCVLKTVDDTVSPAPAPSEDSTKLQTSKNQNQIPTKEKCDLSIGEWIPDPSGPMYNTESCSNYLPDDQNCIKNGRPDSGFLYWRWKPRDCELPRFNAVRFLDSMRNKHWAIIGDSISRNHAQSLLCILSKVEAAYEAYHDEGFKTQRWHFPSYNFSLTVIWSPFLVKASEDANVFQLDIDKLDKKWADQFTSFDYVIISCGRWFLRDSTYYENNRILGCHNCPRKNLTEYGLENGYRKALRTVLEFMQTSNHGAVVLYRTTTPVHYENGYGNTGGTYDRTAPCKEGEIHLNDEEVIFHNVELQAFKDSENIGYSGKRITMKLLNVSKLSLLRPDGHPGPYWHFHPLAKDKNATDPNPDYLHWCLPGPIDNWNDLIMEMVLKH; this is encoded by the exons ATGGTGAAGGATACAAGATTAGATTGGAAACCATGGTCTGTTTTCAAGCAATCccattttctagtgagattttctGTTTCAGTTCTTGTGATATGTCTCGGTTTTCACATCATTTACTCTACTATTACTAATGATGATATTTATTCAATTGGATTTCTATCAACTGCCATCACTAAAACTCCTTCTGTAGAGAAATCGGTGTCGCCACCTGCTGCTCCTTGTGTACTGAAAACAGTAGACGATACCGTCTCACCAGCACCTGCTCCTTCAGAGGATTCCACTAAGTTGCAGACAAGCAAAAATCAGAATCAGATTCCAACAAAAG AAAAATGTGATCTTTCGATTGGGGAATGGATTCCGGATCCATCAGGACCCATGTACAATACTGAGAGTTGTTCTAATTACCTTCCTGATGACCAGAATTGTATTAAGAATGGGCGACCTGATTCAGGGTTCCTCTACTGGAGGTGGAAACCACGAGATTGCGAATTACCAAGGTTTAATGCAGTGAGATTTCTTGATTCAATGCGAAATAAACATTGGGCAATCATTGGTGATTCTATTTCTCGAAACCATGCTCAATCATTGCTCTGCATTCTATCCAAG GTGGAAGCAGCGTATGAAGCTTACCATGACGAAGGGTTCAAAACTCAACGCTGGCACTTCCCCTCATATAACTTCTCCCTCACGGTGATCTGGTCTCCGTTCTTAGTTAAGGCCTCTGAAGATGCGAATGTTTTTCAGTTGGACATCGACAAACTAGATAAGAAATGGGCAGATCAATTCACAAGTTTCGATTATGTGATAATTTCTTGtggaagatggtttctgagagaTTCAACTTACTACGAAAACAACAGAATTCTAGGTTGTCATAACTGTCCAAGGAAGAACTTGACAGAATATGGGTTGGAAAATGGTTATCGCAAAGCCCTTAGAACGGTATTAGAGTTTATGCAGACTTCTAATCACGGCGCCGTAGTTTTATACAGGACCACAACACCAGTCCATTACGAGAATGGGTATGGAAACACAGGAGGAACATATGATAGAACTGCGCCATGCAAAGAAGGAGAGATTCATTTGAACGATGAGGAAGTTATTTTCCATAACGTTGAGTTGCAAGCATTCAAGGATTCAGAAAACATTGGATACTCCGGTAAAAGAATAACTATGAAACTATTGAATGTTTCTAAACTTTCATTACTTAGGCCTGACGGACACCCTGGTCCATACTGGCATTTCCATCCGTTAGCAAAGGATAAAAATGCCACAGATCCGAATCCTGACTACTTGCACTGGTGTTTACCAGGACCTATTGATAATTGGAACGATTTGATCATGGAGATGGTGTTAAAGCATTAA
- the LOC113327521 gene encoding RNA exonuclease 4-like, producing MGSESLRNKCAGCYREFNKKEHLVDHMRTSFHSVHEPMCGSCGKHCRSFESLREHLIGPLPKVECARVFSARGCSFCLTILNSPNAVRGHRQTCQFSRETNDIPSRMTNLGIHHEERTRGPQVFALGCKMVGGGSDGTLDLCARVCHNDEHARVIFHTYVKPLIAVTNYRYETTGVRPEYLKNSNAMPLRDVKKIIEDFLCNGEPVWKIGSKDGKARILVGHGLDHDLNCLNLEYPTYMLRDTAKYPPLMKTSKLSNSLKYLTQTYLGYAIQTGIQDPFEDCVATMRLYKRMCNLSHKTEDYSIATNAQNRNSSIFASRRQNELERMTPDQLLAISRSDYYYWCLDSK from the exons atgggttctgaGTCTCTTAG GAACAAATGTGCAGGATGCTATAGAGAGTTCAATAAGAAAGAACACCTTGTTGACCACATGAGGACCTCATTTCACTCTGTTCATGAACCCATGTGTGGATCTTGTGGGAAACACTGCCGCTCTTTTGAATCCTTGAGAGAGCATCTTATTG GACCCTTGCCGAAGGTAGAATGCGCTAGGGTGTTCAGTGCCCGAGGATGCAGCTTTTGCTTAACTATTCTCAATAGCCCTAATGCGGTTCGAGGTCATCGACAAACATGCCAGTTCTCACGGGAAA CCAACGACATCCCATCTCGAATGACCAACTTGGGCATACACCACGAAGAGAGAACAAGAGGACCACAAGTATTTGCCCTTGGTTGCAAAATGGTTGGTGGAGGAAGTGATGGAACACTAGATCTTTGTGCAAGAGTGTGCCATAATGATGAGCATGCAAGAGTCATATTTCATACCTATGTTAAGCCACTCATTGCGGTCACTAACTATCG GTATGAAACAACTGGTGTGCGACCTGAGTACTTAAAGAATTCAAATGCAATGCCACTGAGGGATGTGAAAAAAATCATTGAAGATTTCTTGTGCAATGGTGAACCGGTATGGAAGATAGGTTCAAAAGATGGAAAAGCAAGGATACTTGTAGGCCATGGTCTGGATCATGACCTGAATTGTTTAAACTTGGAATATCCGACATACATGCTAAG GGATACAGCCAAATATCCGCCATTAATGAAAACCAGCAAGCTGAGCAACTCCCTTAAATACCTAACACAGACTTATCTGGG GTATGCTATTCAAACTGGAATACAAGACCCTTTTGAGGATTGTGTAGCAACAATGAGGCTTTACAAAAGAATGTGTAATCTAAGTCATAAAACCGAAGATTATTCAATTGCTACAAATGCCCAAAACCGTAACAGCAGTATTTTTGCAAGTCGAAGACAGAACGAGCTCGAGAGGATGACCCCAGATCAGTTGTTGGCCATTTCAAGGTCTGATTACTATTATTGGTGCTTGGACTCAAAATAA